TCTCAACGCCGAGTGCTCCAGCCGCTTTGTATTTCTGATGCGGGACTTTCTCAACACCGTTGAAAAATACATCCAGCGTGACCGTAATTCCCTTGCGGACCACGCCTTCACCAATCGATAGTGCGGACTCGTATAACGCCTCCGCAACTTCACTGTCAGCTACCGCCGGGAAACCATCCGGCACAAGCTGACGGGTCAACCCATCAGTCCGTACAGCAGCCGTACTGACCACAAGGCTCCCGGCAGGTATATCTGCATGGTAAGAGCCCGCGGTACCGACTCGGATCAACGTCTTCGCACCAGCACGAATAAGTTCCTCGAAGCAAACAGCTGCACCGGGCGAACCGACACCGTGGCTTGTGACCGCGAGCTTCACGCCTTGGTACGTTCCGACAAATGTCCGGTATTCACGGCTAAACGCCAGCTCACGTACGTCATCCAACTTGCCTGAAATAACCTCCGCACGCTTCGGGTCGCCGCAGACGACTGCATATTCAGGAATGTCTTCTGAGTTTACTTGCAATATTGGCATCAACATATTAATCATACTCCTTACGTGTCCATTCATCTTCGGGTATTGGTAGTGCTTCTCCACTAAACCGCTGTTCCTCAAAAGGATCGGCTTCATTGTGGAAGCCATTCTGCTCCCAGAAGCCCGGGCGGTCTTCCTTCATGAATTCAATCTTGCGCAGCCATTTGGCGCTCTTCCAAAAGTACCGGTGCGGCACGACTGTCCGTAGCGGCCATCCGTGCTTCTCCGTCAGTGGCTCGCCGTTGAAGCGGTAAGCCATAAGCACATCATCCTTCATCAAGTCCTCCAGCGGCACATTCGTATCATAATCCGGATCCGCATGGAACATGACGTATTTCGCTTCCGGCTTCACCTTCAGCAGCTTCAGGAAATCTCTGAACAAGATGCCCTCCCACCTTGTGTCGAACTTCGACCACCGGGTAACACAGTGAATATCACAATCAACCGTCACCGTCGGCAACGCCATCAGTTCCTCATAGGTGAACGTCCGATTCTCTTCAACCTCTCCAAATACCTCAAGCGTCCACTCGGACAGGTCATAATGAGGCACTTCTCCTTCATGGAGAATCGGAAACTTCTCCGTCAGTGCTTGTCCAGGCGGCAGCTTGGCGCGCTGCTCCTCTGTAAGATTCGCGGCAGGCACCGGCTTCATTTTCTTGAGCCGTTCCGCTTTTTTATGCATGGAATTCATCTCCTTCCGGCTGGTCGATCCGTACGTTTATGAATTTCTATTCTTTGAGGTTCAGGCGTGTACGTTCGTACGATTGCTATCTGGAGCTCGAACTTTGCTTTTGCGCATCCTTTAGGAAGCTCTTGTCTTTAAAGAAAAACATCACTGCAATCGTAACTACATACGGCAGCATTTGAGTGAAATGTGTCGGCAGCGCCAAACCTTGGAAACGGATGCTGACCGCCTCCATAAAACCGAACAGCAGGCTTGCCGCCGTTACGCCGAGCGGACCGGACTGTCCAAGCATGGTAGCCACCAACGCGATAAATCCGCGCCCTTCGGTCATTCCTTCCGTAAACATCGTCAACTGGCCGAGAGACAGCTGGGCGCCAGCCAGCGCACACAGCACACCGCTTGCTAATACCGCCCCATATTGATACCGGGGTACTCGAATACCGATACTGCTGGCAGCAAGCGAGTTTTCTCCGGAAGCTAGGAAGCGGAACCCATTTTTCGTGCGGTAGAAGTAGTACCACATCAAGCCAGCAATGATGAACGCCAAATACACCAGAGGTGTATGACCGGAAAGGATAGGACCAATGACAGGAATGTCCTCAATAATCGGAATGTTCCATTTGGGAAGACCGACCATCTCCTTATCATAAAAAGCCCCCTTCACATCGAAAATCGCCCGCAGGCTGAAGGTGGTCAAGCCAGCCGCCAGCGCGTTCATCGCAATCCCGACAACAATGACGTTCGCTCTCAGATTGATCGCCAAGTAAGCAAATACGAAGGAAAAGACCGAGACGACCATAATCGCAAAGAGGATCGCTAATATGACGTTTCCGAAAAAATGGTTGCCTACTACCGCTGCAAAAGCCCCCAGCAGCATAAATCCTTCCAAGCCGACATTAAACAATCCTACACGTGCGCACAAGGCTCCCCCAAGCGCTGCGAGCAAAATCGGAGTAAGAACACGGAGGGCCGTATTCAGCAGAGCAAGATCAAACAGCTGTTCCATGTGACTTATTCCCCTTTCTGCGCTTCAGGAAGCTGTATGTGAACCTCGCGGATATAAACAGGATAAGCACGGCCTGGATAATAGCGCCCACTTCGAGAGGTACCTCCGTGTTTCGTTCAACGCCCATTCCGCCCGTTTGTAGTGCGGCCAAAAATATGGCTGAAATCAGCGTACCGATTGGATGAGATCCGGCGAGCAGCGCCGCCATAATACCCGTCCATGCGTAGTCGGCCGTAGTCAGTGCGCCGTCGATATACCGGTACTGTGAGCCAAGAATTTCAACTGCGCCGCCTAACCCGGCAAGTCCGCCGCTGACAAACATCGCACCGATCATCATAGATCCTCGCTTAATGCCGCCGTACAAGGCAAACAGCGGATTGCCGCCGAGCATACGGACTTCATACCCTGCAACGGAACGCTTCAGCAACACATAGATCACCACGGCAGCGATCACCGCAAAAACAAATCCGATATGAAGCGGCATGCCTGAGAATAGCTTCGGTAGCCATACCTGGTTCTCAAGCATCGCCGACTGCGCCATGGCTGCAGAGCCCGATGTATCTTTCAGAGGGTAAGCAACGAGATAGCCTGCAAACAAATCTGCTACATAGTTCAGCAGCAGCGTGGATATGAGCAGGTTAACCGCAAATCTAGCGTCAAAATAACCAGCCATCACCGACCACAAGCCGCCCGCAATGATGCCCGCCAGTAGGGCGGCTACACAGACAAGCCAGCCCGGTCCCGGCATGTACAATCCGACCAGTGCGGCCGCTAACGCGCCGAATATCATCTGTCCCGGAGAGCCGAGGTTGAAAAATCCAGCCCGAAAGGCAAAGGCGGCACCCAAACCGACCAAAATAATAGGCGTAGCTCTTGAAAGAGTATTCGTCAGAAAATAGAACCCGCCAAATGCCCCTTTCCACATTTCCGCATAAGTTTCCATGATGTCCCCGCCCGCGATGACAATAGCAATCGCTCCAGCGAGAAGGCCGACAATAACAGCCACAATCGGCTGAAGAAGCGGAGAAACATATTTCATTAGTTTGTTCATTGAATACTTCCTCCTGCCATCAACAGACCCAGCTTTTCTTCCGTGGCTTCCTGCGCCGGTAGCTCGCCTGCGATCCGCCCT
Above is a window of Paenibacillus uliginis N3/975 DNA encoding:
- a CDS encoding sulfite oxidase-like oxidoreductase; translated protein: MHKKAERLKKMKPVPAANLTEEQRAKLPPGQALTEKFPILHEGEVPHYDLSEWTLEVFGEVEENRTFTYEELMALPTVTVDCDIHCVTRWSKFDTRWEGILFRDFLKLLKVKPEAKYVMFHADPDYDTNVPLEDLMKDDVLMAYRFNGEPLTEKHGWPLRTVVPHRYFWKSAKWLRKIEFMKEDRPGFWEQNGFHNEADPFEEQRFSGEALPIPEDEWTRKEYD
- a CDS encoding ABC transporter permease; protein product: MEQLFDLALLNTALRVLTPILLAALGGALCARVGLFNVGLEGFMLLGAFAAVVGNHFFGNVILAILFAIMVVSVFSFVFAYLAINLRANVIVVGIAMNALAAGLTTFSLRAIFDVKGAFYDKEMVGLPKWNIPIIEDIPVIGPILSGHTPLVYLAFIIAGLMWYYFYRTKNGFRFLASGENSLAASSIGIRVPRYQYGAVLASGVLCALAGAQLSLGQLTMFTEGMTEGRGFIALVATMLGQSGPLGVTAASLLFGFMEAVSIRFQGLALPTHFTQMLPYVVTIAVMFFFKDKSFLKDAQKQSSSSR
- a CDS encoding ABC transporter permease, whose protein sequence is MNKLMKYVSPLLQPIVAVIVGLLAGAIAIVIAGGDIMETYAEMWKGAFGGFYFLTNTLSRATPIILVGLGAAFAFRAGFFNLGSPGQMIFGALAAALVGLYMPGPGWLVCVAALLAGIIAGGLWSVMAGYFDARFAVNLLISTLLLNYVADLFAGYLVAYPLKDTSGSAAMAQSAMLENQVWLPKLFSGMPLHIGFVFAVIAAVVIYVLLKRSVAGYEVRMLGGNPLFALYGGIKRGSMMIGAMFVSGGLAGLGGAVEILGSQYRYIDGALTTADYAWTGIMAALLAGSHPIGTLISAIFLAALQTGGMGVERNTEVPLEVGAIIQAVLILFISARFTYSFLKRRKGNKSHGTAV
- a CDS encoding nucleoside phosphorylase codes for the protein MLMPILQVNSEDIPEYAVVCGDPKRAEVISGKLDDVRELAFSREYRTFVGTYQGVKLAVTSHGVGSPGAAVCFEELIRAGAKTLIRVGTAGSYHADIPAGSLVVSTAAVRTDGLTRQLVPDGFPAVADSEVAEALYESALSIGEGVVRKGITVTLDVFFNGVEKVPHQKYKAAGALGVEMEIAALYVVAAIRGVRAGAIVAMDGFADADLAAEYDPNTNVVADAVEREINAALQAVVKLAK